Proteins from a single region of Argopecten irradians isolate NY chromosome 7, Ai_NY, whole genome shotgun sequence:
- the LOC138328289 gene encoding C-type lectin domain family 17, member A-like, whose translation MKSGDYTCHRLDLCPFHDWMPFNGKCYYFDSAKSSADENVELCEGMDAKPIRVDTEEVNSFLRSEVSRRGSVSDVWIGANDKDVEGEWVWGPGDPASFTAWFDTEPDGASYENCAVIGMRGWHDVRCMRSATMACETSYNIPTLLTYTTLEP comes from the exons ATGAAATCTGGAGACTACACTTGTCATCGTTTAG ACTTATGTCCTTTTCACGATTGGATGCCTTTCAACGGTAAATGCTACTATTTTGATAGTGCAAAATCTTCTGCAGATGAAAATGTC GAGCTTTGTGAAGGTATGGATGCCAAGCCTATCAGAGTTGACACTGAAGAGGTCAATTCCTTCCTCAGGTCTGAAGTTTCAAGACGGG GTTCGGTTAGTGATGTGTGGATTGGAGCCAATGACAAGGATGTGGAGGGAGAATGGGTTTGGGGACCTGGAGATCCCGCGTCATTCACCGCATGGTTTGATACCGAACCCGATGGCGCCAGCTACGAAAACTGCGCTGTGATAGGCATGCGTGGTTGGCATGATGTCAGGTGTATGAGATCTGCTACCATGGCATGTGAAACGTCCTATAACATCCCGACGTTATTGACATACACCACCTTGGAACCGTGA
- the LOC138326926 gene encoding C-type lectin domain family 17, member A-like, with translation MFGGLLAVVIYLASLFLSTVLSLCTSYIHVDLDSNVYYKSFLHLEIIGLAQCMRMCKRYRLCEKIHHDREQLTCDLMMVSAEEGTMTVLFDVENAQMGNIGCLQHNCSDVEVCVNMKIGGHTCHHGLDICPSDEWVPFNRKCYYFDSARSSDENAELCEDMDAKLIRVDNEEVESFLRSEISRRGWWYVWFGANDKDVEGEWVWGPGDPVSFTAWCEGEPNGSGYEDCGMLSKFGWADVRCWRTGVNSACETSYNISSLSKYTTLEP, from the exons ATGTTCGGAGGTTTACTAgctgttgttatttatttggcATCACTTTTTCTCTCCACTGTATTAAGCCTTTGTACTAGTTATATACACGTCGATCTGGACTCCAATGTATATTATAAGTCATTTCTTCATTTGGAAATCATTGGGTTGGCACAGTGTATGAGAATGTGTAAAAGATATCGTCTGTGTGAGAAAATCCACCACGACCGTGAACAGCTTACCTGTGATCTGATGATGGTATCTGCTGAAGAAGGAACCATGACGGTACTATTTGATGTAGAAAATGCACAG ATGGGGAATATTGGCTGTTTGCAGCATAATTGCTCAGATGTGGAAGTTTGTGTAAACATGAAGATTGGAGGTCACACTTGTCACCATGGTCTAG ATATATGTCCTTCTGACGAATGGGTGCCTTTCAACCGTAAATGCTACTATTTTGATAGTGCAAGATCTTCAGATGAAAATGCC GAGCTTTGTGAAGACATGGATGCCAAGCTTATCAGAGTTGACAATGAAGAGGTCGAGTCCTTCCTCAGATCTGAAATTTCAAGACGGG GTTGGTGGTATGTATGGTTTGGAGCCAATGACAAGGATGTGGAGGGGGAATGGGTTTGGGGACCTGGGGATCCCGTGTCATTCACCGCATGGTGTGAAGGCGAACCTAATGGCTCGGGCTACGAAGACTGTGGAATGTTAAGCAAATTCGGTTGGGCTGATGTCAGGTGTTGGAGGACTGGTGTCAACTCGGCATGTGAAACGTCCTATAACATCTCGTCGTTATCGAAATACACCACATTGGAGCCGTGA
- the LOC138328290 gene encoding low affinity immunoglobulin epsilon Fc receptor-like — translation MEVCVNLKSGDYTCHRLDVCPSHEWVPFNGKCYYFDGAKFSADENDELCEGLEAKPVRVDNEEVYSFLRSELSRRDLARVWIGANDKDVEGEWVWGPGEPVSFTGWRNGEPNSNNGDEDCVIMKRSGWVDISCSMKLPSSACETSYKISTLSTYTTLEP, via the exons ATGGAAGTTTGTGTAAACTTGAAATCTGGAGACTACACTTGTCATCGTTTAG ACGTATGTCCTTCACACGAATGGGTGCCTTTCAACGGTAAATGCTACTATTTTGATGGTGCAAAATTTTCTGCAGATGAAAATGAC GAGCTTTGTGAAGGCTTGGAAGCCAAGCCTGTCAGAGTTGACAATGAAGAGGTCTATTCCTTCCTCAGATCTGAACTTTCAAGACGGG ACTTGGCGAGAGTGTGGATTGGAGCCAATGACAAGGATGTGGAGGGGGAATGGGTTTGGGGACCTGGGGAACCCGTGTCATTCACCGGCTGGCGTAATGGCGAACCCAATAGTAACAATGGCGACGAAGACTGTGTCATCATGAAACGTTCCGGTTGGGTTGATATATCGTGTTCGATGAAGCTTCCCAGTTCGGCATGTGAAACGTCCTATAAGATCTCAACGTTATCGACATACACCACATTGGAGCCGTGA